ggaagccacgaaaaaagcctctggtagaattgtcttggtgcaatgccacggctggacgaagaaaggaaaaagaaaatggaactagaaataactgaaaacgaagtagggcatgcgatagatgaattaaacctcggaaaatcaccaggaccagatggattcagtgcggcattttataaagaatttaagcacgaaattgccccggtgctatgtacaatgtttaacgaagcctatggaataaactttttgcctccgtcttttgggacttcccatacggtactcataccgaaaactgatgatatagagaaattaaaatctgttaccgcatatcgaccgatagcactcactaatgtggactacaaaatttttatgaaggtattggcgcgaagactacagacagtgataaaggaaattgttggaccccatcagacatgtggaataaaagggcgatcgattttttccaacattcacaaagcacgcagtgtacttgaaacctgcgatgcaattaatgggcgggtggccatgcttcagattgatctcgaaaaagcttttgattgtgtttctcatgaaatcttgttttccgttttagaccatgtgaatgtcggttcagttatccgcgagggtgtagccctggcgtatcgaaactgcacgacaagattgattgttaacaagtgcttgggggcccccattagcgtgcagcgttcggtgcgtcagggctgccccctcagccctctcttattttgtatttacatcgaaacactgtgtaggaaaatattaggagacaatagtattaatggctttaggttgcaagctgctgaagttaagctgttggcgtatgctgacgacgttgctgtattcacggttgatcaggagagcataagcgaagctgtcgggtgtgtacgcgagttcagcgaagtcaccggtagcggggttaattggtccaaatgcctcggactctggcatggatggtggccatcccacccggaccattttgccaacgtaccgtggacgacgacaccgggcaagtatttgggcgttccgctcgatgcttatcgcgaaagcgaggagtattggaaacagcaaacgaaagaagcacgtgacagagctggaaaatggaaaggcaccaatctctccattttcgccagagctacagtctgcaacctgttttttattagcaagctctggtatgtgatgcaggttttgcattgctctcgggtgcacattcagaagttacaccggatttttgccgtctttatatgggcttccgaatgggaacgttgcagcagaacgaacctgttccggcgggtaaaagacggggggttggggctagggcacctctttttaaggcagctggtgaaccgttttttgttttttcgcgacgtctcagacccgttcttgcgcaccgtgtgccaggtgcggctgcggcgattgctgcccgagtttgttgttaccacagaagagctctcgggtggaatttttggttactacaaagagattgtagcaagtgttaggtttctttcagcgcgtttttctagcgattatttgtataaaactaaaagaaagaagttgtaccatgatctttgtgatattgttttcccagagcctatgtacagggccttgtacagtggaggtcctggagctgatgttttaaaaagggtaaagaaaatgcaggtgccaccaggagtaaagaccttcttttttaaattacacaccgggacactcccagttaaaaagtttttgggaggaaaggatttctttttaccgtggggatcgaactgcttaatttgtaaacatcCCGAAagaatagaccatgtttttttgcattgctgggaaggggtttatttttgggatgtgttacaaaggacaataaagaaagagctaccacttgacgcgcagggaattcgttatttaagcacagacaatgaggatggggtaccatttgatctcataatgctcttgggcctccacagtatatggcgctccagaatggcaggctattattgtgacaaagacgcacgacctgcccgaatttattttcgggaaagaatggactgctttctggccatccagaaagcagctgcggagcctcccgagtggctctcgaggctagagccgctctgtatgcttcgtgaattttagaatgacgaagccagactcatgctggctgaccacgacagtgtcttatgtacatagtgttttgtgtgttttttgttgaatgtttttttttggttaaatgttatgagccaaagccaggcaataaagaaaaaaaaaagcagagtggcgcagtggaagcgtgctgggcccataacccagaggtccatGGATCGAAACcccgctctgctattgttttggtttttttcttctatcctcttttttcaacagtaggattgaatctgtactacaatttgcattctaatatagggtacgttgcagtgcagcgcaatcagcagagtggcgcagtggaaggcattcgacttccggccaccgagcgtgacggacgcgttatcatgagctccgtcggagcggtttcagcggcccagtcgggccgcggtaacaggttttttgcggctACTGCCGATGATTACCAGGTTATTCTGCCCAATCTGCCATCCGGACGCATCGTCGCCAACACCGTTTTCATGCACGGCGATCCAAGAGCCCGGCCCTATCGTGTTGAAGACTACCGGGACACTTTGGCCAACCTTGGTGCGCTTCCCGAcgttgtggcgttgggggcgtatcaaatgaaccacgtgtgggctgtgacaatgacaactgctgatgctgctcagaagctgctgttggccgtcgacgtgaaggtaaaggatcgcccatgtttgctcattgatccgaataaccgagaggttcgcgtaaagctgcactggttgctgcatggcgttaccgacgaagacgttcgcgtggcactgtcgccctacgggaaggtgttggaagtgacccgggagaagtggcgggcgctcggtgtcactgaaaaagggtcgacgactcgtacagttggactaaaattgcatgccgacgtcaaaatagacgatattccgcatcagctcaagatagccggagagctaactcttgttgttgtgccgggccgcgctcctctgtgtctgcgctgcaagagcaccgggcacattcgtcgcgactgcaaagtgccgcgctgtagtcgttgtcgtcgtttcggccacgtcgatgctgattgcgcaaagacgtacgccagcgtagccggaccagtgcaggcaaacgacatatcggaccacctgatggacgaggaagactcagaggaaacagcaaggacgagccgtaacctggttacgcaagatgcatcgtcgaactttcaaggggaacaactaattgacggcggagataaacccgcagacaagcggcgacatgacgacgcagaaggcgggaacgagaaggatgaggcaagcactacgggccacCCCTCTCCCGGAGCAGGCGAGATACCATCCACCgagccggcaccagtcaccgtgatggacagcgacagtattagtgccgctgcaaagcgacctcacaacgcaggcgaaaatgggaaggagcttagtgtcgttgctgcagacgagccgccagccaagacgactgttggacggcgtccttcatttcgaccgctgccgaacacttcggctgcgcgcaagacggcggaaacgccgcctatgccgccgtgaggaccgccctgtgctagcacactccggatcaaaccgcagttgtgaggtaagcgccatgcccccggttttctttcccgccttgctatgatgactatggataagtccattcgtgtggcaacattaaatgtccgagggcttgcctcaaggaggaagcagagtcaactgtaccgcctgttaagcgactttgaccttgacattctagcagtgcaggagacgaaagtcgagggcgacgtggaaaccgggggcatggtgcagcaattcgtagcgcgatactgtgctattgtgaaccattccgtgggatattcttcaggctgcgcattgttggtccgacatagtctaggagctaaaatagaagccgttacgtcatgcacgtcaggacggtttattgtatgtgatttcttgttgtcgtccttggagtggcgtgtaatctgtttgtatgcgccgactgttgccggggaaaggtgcaggttttttgAGCAGCTAAAACACTATACCCAGTGTAATAGGTTGGTCATTCTTattggcgatttcaactgcgttctttcatcccgggacaaaactagcacccgaccgtacaaggatgcaagcacgactgccctaaatgaaataatagggaacagtagtttggcggatgtggctgaatgccttggtggtggaagaaatacgcagtacacccattttcaggcttcgagccacgctcgtttggatagagcatacgtaagccttgatttggtacccttttgcaaggagtatcgagtgagcgctgtttcatttactgatcactgcttagtcagttttctagtagcaagcacgaaaga
The Amblyomma americanum isolate KBUSLIRL-KWMA chromosome 3, ASM5285725v1, whole genome shotgun sequence genome window above contains:
- the LOC144123956 gene encoding uncharacterized protein LOC144123956; translated protein: MSSVGAVSAAQSGRGNRFFAATADDYQVILPNLPSGRIVANTVFMHGDPRARPYRVEDYRDTLANLGALPDVVALGAYQMNHVWAVTMTTADAAQKLLLAVDVKVKDRPCLLIDPNNREVRVKLHWLLHGVTDEDVRVALSPYGKVLEVTREKWRALGVTEKGSTTRTVGLKLHADVKIDDIPHQLKIAGELTLVVVPGRAPLCLRCKSTGHIRRDCKVPRCSRCRRFGHVDADCAKTYASVAGPVQANDISDHLMDEEDSEETIM